The following coding sequences lie in one Miscanthus floridulus cultivar M001 chromosome 9, ASM1932011v1, whole genome shotgun sequence genomic window:
- the LOC136483358 gene encoding uncharacterized protein, whose protein sequence is MAMEAHSLRFVRCPKCHQLLVEYPSIPVYKCGGCGTVLRAKHRTAPAARAGSESRERSTGSPCSLKGSSIQSSGSICSDEQRAVSSVDQPHEATPHGSVSSTANNIDSCDGAVHERTMSAEDSGVTHAKHPNENMCSLTDDGNIQNSGVMVKERETHGEDDGAGSGSDLTERGENVDTGEKANGGKIGDIGTSELSMTLYEKSQAAHREEKPRTYEGMHVESHKALIEELERSLSFSSDDEYFSDEAESSGLSDALRNQMGSRRFRVNDAPRSDPHGRLIEELEMSFSDEGEPLEQHGMGAGRVHGNVLDKDPQALGAKSAHPCEESLSSFDSGHLKSEQTSHQESKAIRNGNQGNERIEDNNNTANSVHGSEHIVIADDEIAERFHEKEHGKDCQPANTESAYPFEGRTSLVDDGSIEVKQSFQLNDLTADVNREMEDDKIANDNLVPADSHEKEHGSDNLVLVPADEDIAETVCVNEELTADGTQEMEDGYMENDEMTNCVHGNDISMLADENIAERVHRNEDLTTDVTQEMKEGCMEDVNMTNCVYVSDNLVFADEDTAERVHGNEETADGAEENEESCMENENVNVAVADEDIAKKVHENEHGKDRQSMEDESAHLYEGVITSFSAGYAKSERNFQQDEPILDATEEKEEDFMEDGNTASCIQENRAAVARFSSLPNKRNQSKLASFNKNKEQMTYRPRGSQLRQGRSLDSEDFHSIQNFMESQMDDTSSSLSSGSPSRGDLVHRTANKFNNNIRHERLQKMDELRDQLSRLSSQKGSERSYQKRGLEYQQQSNSYDVEHHLQSVDGDSVPSSCALESYYGHGRPPRYPPPNPFSPTHTYTHCHFGHAQTRLPHNYDPWEFNSYYQSSYAESTILDHESLRSSYKEQKRVVRKHILRPLSGASPFTICNSCFNLVQMPSDIYISKAKVGKMQCGKCSKVLALSFPAVYNANAKSSVDVAQESYNLDDSIVAKNDDIASYYAECLTGGPVSISEDYGALYTRSLPTQAGSSSLAATKSGKKVSDSALHRLMGYDSASQLLRHSRVFEDGYESFESMVPVSSRVSRRKNK, encoded by the exons ATGGCCATGGAAGCTCACAGCCTCCGGTTCGTCAGGTGCCCCAAATGTCACCAGCTCCTCGTCGAGTACCCCTCCATTCCTGTCTACAAGTGCGGCGGCTGCGGCACAGTTCTCAGAG CGAAACATCGGACTGCCCCTGCAGCACGAGCTGGTTCGGAATCTAGGGAGCGCAGCACCGGCTCTCCATGTAGCCTGAAGGGATCCTCTATCCAGAGTAGCGGATCAATCTGCTCGGACGAACAGAGAGCTGTGTCCTCTGTTGATCAGCCTCATGAGGCCACGCCTCATGGAAGCGTGTCCTCCACTGCCAACAACATCGACTCCTGTGATGGTGCAGTCCATGAAAGAACTATGTCTGCTGAAGATAGTGGTGTAACCCATGCCAAGCATCCGAACGAGAACATGTGCTCCTTAACTGATGATGGGAATATCCAAAACTCTGGGGTTATGGTCAAAGAGAGAGAGACACATGGTGAAGACGATGGGGCTGGTTCTGGTTCGGATTTGACTGAAAGAGGCGAGAATGTTGACACTGGTGAAAAGGCCAATGGAGGCAAAATCGGTGATATTGGCACTAGTGAACTAAGCATGACACTGTATGAGAAAAGCCAGGCTGCTCACAGGGAGGAGAAGCCGCGCACGTATGAAGGCATGCATGTTGAGTCTCACAAAGCTCTGATCGAAGAGTTGGAGAGGTCTCTTTCATttagtagtgatgatgaatacTTCTCGGACGAAGCAGAAAGCAGCGGGCTTAGTGATGCTCTGCGTAACCAAATGGGTAGCCGCAGGTTCAGAGTGAATGATGCCCCCCGAAGCGATCCACATGGTCGATTGATTGAAGAACTAGAGATGTCTTTCAGCGATGAAGGAGAGCCATTGGAGCAGCATGGGATGGGTGCAGGTAGAGTTCATGGAAATGTGCTTGACAAGGATCCACAGGCCCTGGGTGCTAAAAGTGCACATCCATGTGAAGAAAGCCTCTCATCATTTGACAGTGGACATCTCAAATCTGAACAAACTTCTCACCAGGAAAGCAAGGCAATAAGAAATGGCAACCAAGGAAATGAGCGTATTGAAGATAACAACAATACTGCCAACTCTGTTCATGGGAGTGAGCATATTGTGATTGCTGACGATGAAATTGCAGAGAGATTCCATGAGAAAGAGCATGGTAAGGATTGCCAGCCTGCAAACACAGAAAGTGCATATCCTTTTGAAGGAAGGACCTCTTTAGTCGATGATGGCAGCATCGAGGTTAAGCAAAGTTTTCAACTAAATGACCTGACAGCAGATGTCAATCGAGAAATGGAAGATGACAAGATAGCCAATGATAATCTTGTGCCTGCAGATTCCCATGAGAAAGAGCATGGGAGTGATAATCTTGTCCTTGTGCCTGCAGATGAAGACATTGCAGAGACAGTTTGTGTAAATGAAGAGCTAACAGCAGATGGCACTCAGGAAATGGAAGATGGCTACATGGAAAATGACGAAATGACCAATTGTGTGCATGGCAATGATATTTCTATGCTTGCAGATGAAAACATTGCAGAGAGAGTTCATAGGAATGAAGATTTAACAACTGATGTCACTCAGGAAATGAAAGAGGGTTGTATGGAAGACGTCAACATGACCAACTGTGTTTATGTCAGTGATAATCTTGTATTTGCAGATGAAGACACTGCAGAGAGAGTTCATGGAAATGAAGAGACAGCTGATGGCGCTGAAGAAAATGAAGAGAGCTGTATGGAAAATGAAAATGTGAATGTTGCTGTTGCAGATGAGGACATTGCAAAGAAGGTTCATGAGAATGAGCATGGTAAGGATCGACAGTCCATGGAGGACGAAAGTGCACATCTGTATGAAGGAGTCATCACTTCATTCAGTGCCGGATACGCCAAATCTGAACGAAATTTTCAACAAGATGAGCCAATACTTGATGCCACTGAAGAAAAGGAAGAGGATTTTATGGAAGATGGAAATACGGCCAGCTGCATTCAAGAAAACAGGGCAGCTGTTGCTAGGTTCTCAAGCTTGCCAAATAAGAGGAATCAGTCCAAGTTAGCTAGCTTTAATAAGAACAAAGAACAAATGACCTACAGACCTAGAGGTAGCCAGCTTCGTCAGGGACGGTCACTTGATTCCGAAGATTTCCACTCAATTCAAAACTTTATGGAGTCACAAATGGATGATACCTCAAGTTCTCTCTCAAGTGGTTCTCCCAGTCGGGGCGATTTGGTGCACAGAACAGCAAACAAGTTCAATAATAACATTAGACATGAGCGCCTCCAAAAGATGGATGAACTAAGAGATCAGCTAAGTAGGCTTTCAAGCCAGAAGGGCTCTGAGAGAAGTTACCAGAAGAGAGGCCTAGAGTACCAGCAACAATCCAATAGCTATGATGTTGAGCACCATCTTCAAAGTGTTGATGGTGATTCCGTTCCAAGTTCCTGTGCTCTAGAATCCTATTATGGTCATGGAAGGCCGCCAAGGTACCCACCACCAAATCCTTTCTCTCCAACCCATACATACACACATTGCCATTTTGGACATGCTCAAACACGCCTACCACACAATTATGACCCATGGGAGTTCAATTCATATTATCAGTCCTCGTACGCTGAAAGTACAATTCTGGACCATGAATCACTTAGGTCAAGTTACAAGGAGCAGAAACGAGTGGTGAGAAAGCATATTTTGCGGCCTCTGTCAGGTGCTTCCCCATTCACTATCTGCAATAGCTGTTTCAATTTGGTTCAAATGCCATCAGATATCTACATATCAAAAGCAAAGGTTGGCAAAATGCAATGTGGCAAGTGCTCCAAGGTTCTGGCATTATCATTTCCTGCAGTATacaatgcaaatgcaaagagTAGTGTGGATGTGGCCCAAGAGTCATACAACCTGGATGATAGCATAGTCGCTAAAAATGATGATATTGCTTCTTATTATGCTGAGTGCCTCACAGGGGGTCCTGTTAGTATCAGTGAAGATTATGGAGCATTGTACACAAGAAGCTTGCCTACTCAAGCTGGATCTAGTAGCCTTGCTGCTACAAAAAGTGGCAAGAAGGTTTCTGACTCGGCACTCCATCGACTCATGGGTTATGATTCAGCTAGCCAGTTGTTACGTCACAGCAGGGTGTTTGAAGATGGATATGAGAGCTTCGAGTCAATGGTGCCAGTTTCCAGCAGAGTATCCAGAAGAAAGAACAAATAA